From Salvelinus namaycush isolate Seneca chromosome 27, SaNama_1.0, whole genome shotgun sequence, the proteins below share one genomic window:
- the LOC120022546 gene encoding proteasome subunit beta type-7-like has translation MALSNVLEIPTSGFNFENVARNVALEGLLEGGHTKTPKPMKTGTTIAGLVCKEGVVLGADTRATSGEVVADKMCAKIHYISPNIYCCGAGTAADTEKTTDLLSSNLTIFSMDSGRNPRVVMAVNILQDMLFRYRGQIGASLILGGVDCNGNHLYTVGPYGSIDNVPYLAMGSGDLAALGILEDRFKPNMEMEEAKELVRDAIHSGIMSDLGSGNNIDICVITKQGVDYIRPYQESEYKDKRQKRYKYGPGTTSILTEKIIPLELEVVQETVQRMDTA, from the exons ATGGCGCTATCAAATGTTCTCGAAATACCTACATCGGGATTTAATTTCGAGAACGTTGCCAG AAATGTTGCTCTGGAGGGCCTGCTTGAGGGAGGACATACCAAGACCCCAAAGCCTATGAAGACTGGGACCACCATAGCTGGACTAGTGTGCAAG GAGGGAGTGGTACTGGGAGCAGACACACGGGCTACCTCCGGTGAAGTGGTGGCTGATAAGATGTGCGCCAAGATCCACTACATCTCCCCCAATATATA ctGCTGTGGTGCAGGAACTGCAGCGGATACAGAGAAGACCACCGACCTGCTCTCATCCAACCTCACCATCTTTTCTATGGACAGCGGCAGGAACCCACGTGTCGTGATGGCAGTAAACATACTGCAGGACATGctattcag GTACCGGGGCCAGATAGGGGCCAGTCTAATCCTAGGAGGGGTGGACTGCAATGGCAATCACCTCTACACAGTGGGGCCCTATGGGAGCATAGACAATGTGCCATACCTTGCAATGG GGTCTGGTGACTTGGCTGCTTTGGGGATTCTGGAGGACAGGTTCAAACCTAATATGGAG ATGGAGGAGGCTAAGGAGCTGGTCCGGGATGCCATCCACTCTGGCATCATGAGTGACCTGGGCTCAGGCAACAACATAGATATCTGTGTCATCACTAAACAGGGGGTGGACTACATCAGGCCGTACCAGGAGTCAGAGTACAAAGACAAGAG GCAGAAGAGATACAAGTATGGCCCAGGTACAACGTCTATTTTGACAGAGAAAATCATCCCTCTAGAGCTGGAGGTAGTGCAGGAAACAGTCCAGCGGATGGATACCGCCTGA
- the LOC120022587 gene encoding proteasome subunit beta type-8-like, whose amino-acid sequence MALFDVSGYKSHSELRGEMIGTGVGHFIDRPNQQFSVPVGVDPSGFLKSCSRDGGVSIDLNHGTTTLAFTFRHGVIVAVDSRASAGSYIASKEANKVIEINPYLLGTMSGSAADCQYWERLLAKECRLYKLRNKQRISVSAASKLLCNMMLGYRGMGLSMGSMIVGWDNKGPGLYYVDDNATRLSGRMFSTGCGSSYAYGVIDSGYREDMTVEEAYELGRRGITHATHRDAYSGGVVNLYHMQEDGWIKVCKEDVSELIHRYRKGMF is encoded by the exons ATGGCTCTTTTCGATGTAAGTGGTTATAAGTCCCACTCGGAACTTCGTGGGGAGATGATTGGAACAGGAGTAGGGCATTTTATCGACCGACCGAATCAGCAATTTTCTGTTCCCGTTGGAGTGGAT cCCTCAGGGTTCCTCAAGTCATGTAGCCGTGATGGTGGTGTGTCCATAGATCTGAACCATGGTACTACTACACTGGCTTTCACATTCCGCCATGGTGTCATTGTGGCTGTGGACTCGAGGGCCTCAGCTGGCAGCTACATTG CGTCGAAAGAGGCTAACAAGGTGATAGAGATCAACCCTTACCTGCTGGGGACCATGTCCGGCAGTGCTGCCGACTGCCAGTACTGGGAGAGACTGCTGGCTAAGGAGTGCAG GCTGTACAAACTGAGGAACAAGCAGAGGATCTCAGTGTCTGCAGCCTCTAAGCTGCTGTGTAACATGATGCTGGGCTACAGGGGCATGGGCCTCTCCATGGGCAGCATGATCGTTGGCTGGGACAATAAG GGCCCTGGTTTGTACTACGTGGATGACAACGCCACACGTCTGTCTGGTCGTATGTTCTCTACTGGTTGTGGTAGCAGCTATGCGTACGGAGTGATTGACAGCGGTTACCGTGAGGACATGACAGTAGAGGAGGCGTACGAGCTGGGCCGCCGCGGTATCACCCacgccacacacagagacgcctACTCCGGAGGAGTGGTCAACC tgtacCACATGCAGGAGGATGGCTGGATAAAGGTGTGTAAGGAGGACGTTTCAGAGCTGATCCACCGCTACAGGAAAGGCATGttctga